TCTTTTCTGGCACTGTAGTTGGCAGGTTATACATTAGTCATGGAAAGACAAGAGTCTCATTCCTAAAATACTGCTTAAACCCTGATGTCTAATATTAGTGAATGAGATTAACTCCAGCCTCAGCTCTAGGACGATCTGAAATTTAACAGTTTTCAAAATGTGAAATTTAACAGTTAAGCAACACCTCTTATCTTTACTTAGGTTTTAAACCTATTTTAATTGCTTCTACCTCTTTTGCTTGCTGCAGGTCCATGTCTGCTTTGCCCCCTTTCTTCAGTCTGGCGTGACTGGAAGCCCCTCACAACCAGGACATTCACAGACTATTGCCACAAGACTGCTCAAGAGCAATGGGAAGGACTCAGTCAGGTCAAAGGACCTTGGGACAACTCTCCTGCTGCGGGGCAAtagcaggagcagcacatctCCAGCAGGATGCCACCTGCCTCTGTGCTCAGATACCAAAGTTTGGTGCAATGTGCTGGCACAGACAGGATTTGTGTCAGACCTCGGTGATGGATGTGACATCGAGAccagcagctccctctgagGAGGACAGCAAAGGGAGAGTTCTTTGCACTGACACAGCCCCACAGAGACCCCGCCAATTCACATGGACATTGTGGAAGACTGCCAAGAGAACAATGATGGTGTTGGCCACCACCTTTATTTTAATTGCTGCACAGTGCAGGCCAAGCTGTGCAGTTGGGGGTTGTTTCCATTCCCTCTACAGTTGCCAGAACTATTCATTGTTGTTTCAATTTAAGGATAACAAAGTCACATCTCTTCTTGGCTTATAAAAGGAGCTTTGTTGCTTCCCAGACACCCAATCTCATTTGTCTGTAAACTGTAGGATGAATTCCACAGACACTCAGTGAGCCCATAGGACTGGATTAACTGTGCAGTGAGAATTAGAAGTGTAAAACTATTTTAAATGCATGAAGATTCAGAGTAAGCAGAAGAACTGACACAATGACTGGTATATAAACCTGCAGGCTCAGACTTGGGGGTTTGTGTCTGGAGATCTGCTGTTCTTCTCATCCATGGCCAGCCTTGTTCTTCTCAGTTCTCTCAGCACAACTGTTGCAGGATTATGCAAGTGGATCAGATCTGAGGCTTTAACatttgagttttattttttaactcaaATCAGTTTGCTGATCTGGTTCATCCCAGTGCCCCACTGACACCAGTACTGGCACAGCCAAGGTAACAAAAAAGtgtctgggagaaaaaaaaggatgatGGACCTGCTTTGCCACCAGGAAAGTTTCATGGGATGATGATGGGAGAGCAAAAGATTCAACAAAATCTTGCAGAGAGACACAGGATTAACACAAATATATCAGAGCCAAAATTCTTTCACATTAGTAGTAATATAAGTTTTCTGAGAAAGGTTCTATTGATATCCTGGGGTCATGTTCCTGAGGATCGGTGTCCTGAGCCTCCTCAACCTTCCCAGAAGGTTTCTCAGTGTTTAGCTCTGCATCCTTAATCCACAGACATTGTTCAAACTGTGGCCTCAAGCTCTTGCCCAATCCTCCCATTACTGCCCCAACAGtgccttttgcagctgctgggcaATGAGTTAAGCAAGTCCCCTCTACAGCCCATAGGGCAGTGAAAGGTTTAATCAATGATGGGAGCAAAAGGTAAGCAGAGGTTTTGTGCCATGTGGCAGTGGGCTTGCTTTCCCCAtgggagaaagaaaagcttCCTTGCAAAGTGCCAGGACTAGAAACTCATTTCACACTAGCATTCATAAAACTACTACACTGCTGATCCAGACCTTGGATCACAGAAAAGAAATATCCCATTGATATAAGAAGACTGAAGTTTAGCATAAAAgccaaaactgggaaaaaaaaaaaacccagagaaataCAGGTTCTGCCACTTCTGCCAATGGAATTAGCTTATTGTACATTTGCAAAGCCATTAATCACCTCACAAGGATCTGCAAGCTTTGTAACATCTGCACACCATTTTAAAGGCAGACTTTTCCCATTGCAGCCCCTACACTGCTGATATCCTCCCAAAACAGGGATGGACAGTGAGTGACTGTCACACAGGAATCCTGTGAGGCCACATGCCAGCCATCCATGGTGGCCCCTAGGGACGGgggaacagcagctgcacccACCTGAAAGGGTGCAaagttctcagaatcacaggatAGGTTGGACTGGATTCTTGAGATCACCtggtccaacccccctgccaagCATTCTGACTTCAAGCAGGTGACATAAGAACATGTCCATGTGTGGGTTTGGAATGTCTCCAGAGGTGGAGACTCCATTACCACCctaggcagcctgttccagtgctctgcctcCTTCAATGTAATGCTAAGCTGGAACTTCTTGTGTCTCCAAGTTATACCCAAAGAGGAGACATGGGCGGTTTGTGGGGTGCTGACTGCCCCCCTCACCACATTCAGCATTTAAAGCAGCATTTTGTCCAGTGAGGGGGGCCTGAGGGAGCGGGGTTTCCAACATACTTTAATGAGGAAGAGGGAAGCACTCTCTTAATGTCAGATCAGCTGGAAAAGTACCCAAGCCAAAGGAATGTGAGTGTGGAAGGGCCTCCATGGGGGTCACCCTTGCTGGGACATAGGGGACCCTGAGGGCCAGCAGcatgccagcactgctgctggggaTCCACTGAGGAGAAGAACATCGTTATGAGAAAGGACATTGGGATGCTGGAGCAGGTCTAGAGAAGGGGAATGAAGCTGGTGAAAGGTTTTGCACACAAATcatatgaggagcagctgagggagctgggggtgttgaGCCTGGGAAGAGAAGGCTCGGGTGACCTTATtgccctctgcagctgcctgaaaggaggtgtagccaggcagggctcagtCTCTTCTTCCAGGGAACCAGCTACAGGACAAGAGGATGTagcctcagcctgcagcaggggaagttcaggctggacatcagaaggaatttcttcatagaaatagTGATTATACATTGGAATGGGCTAcccggggaggtggtggaatcaccgTCTGGATGTGGCAGTCAATGACACGGTCTGGCTGCCATGCTGATGCTCGGTCACGGGGTGCCCTCGGTGACCTCAGGGGTCTTTTCCGAACGAACCGACTCCGTGATTCCGCGCACCGGGCGGTAGCGGGGCCGTCACGTGCGGGACGCCATTTTGTGCGGAGAGCGGCGGGCGGCGCCCGTTGGCGGTGCTGAGGGGCGGTGCGGCCGAGGGGCGGGGGTCCGTCCCTCCCTCCACGTTTTATTTCCCTTTGcgcttcctttttttcttactCCTTCCTTTCGCTCTCGCCCTCCGGTTCGGGCTCGCTCCCCGCGTCCCTCCGCTTTTGTTACCCCTCCCtcgctccctgctgctccccgcCCCCGCGTGGCACTGCGGAGCCGGAGACGTGACCCGAGCGGACTCGCTTCCCCGCATCTCCAGCCTCTCGCCGCAGAGTCGCATGTCCTCGATCCAGAACCTCCAATCCTTTGGTAAGAGCCGCCGGCACCCCGCCACCCCCGCAGCCGCTCCGTCGGCAAACCCACTCATCGCCCCCGGCCCCCTCGTCCTGTCCCCGGCCCCCTCGTCCTGCCCCGGGCCCCGCCGTCCTGCTTCCGCCTCCCGAGGGCCGCgggccccccgccccgccgcggtGACATGGAGCGGTGTCGCCGCGGAGCTCCGTGAGGCAGCGCCGGCCGCTCGTCCTTGTCCTCCCTCCCTCGGGACGTGCTCGGTGTGTGCGGCGAGGGGGACCCCGGGCGGGAGGCTCAGCCCCTCGCTGCTCCCGAAGGACGTGCTGCCATTTCTCAGCTCTGACACCCCTTATCAGGGGCTCGTATCCTCTGCTGAGGAAATAATTCCATCAGTTACAGTTCGTTTGCTGCCGCATCTTCTCCTCAGCAATGTCCCAAAGCGCTATACAAGCCCTGCAAAGGTTATTGTTTCTATAGAGTGAGCTACGCAGATGGCAGATCGTTTCTCTCCTATCAGCGGGGAAGTTTAACCGTGCCGAGCCAGCGTTCTCCTCCCGCCTTATCTATAAGCAGCAGAAGTGAGCAAGTTAGCACTTCATGCAGTAGTCTCATGCTTTTGATCACAGTTTGGACTCTGATCTTCTACACGTATAAGCCATGTGAGAAGGTTACGTTCAGTCATGATTTGGGAGCTCACCCTGTGCTTAAGGAAGGTGCCGCCCAGAGGATTTGTTTAAAGGGATCCAGTGTTGACACCTACAGTGCTGGCTTATTTCCAGCCTAGAGCCCTAAACTCTGCCAAGATATCTTGGCTTATCTGCAAGCTAGAGTCCTGAACTCTGCCAAGTGATCCTCACGTCCAAGtcctctttttctttcactttttctttCACTAAGATTTTCTATTAGTGTTTGAGCCACAAGCTCACAGGAAAAGCTTGTGGGCAATAGTAAAATTCAGCATGGTTTAACAAATTCCATAGAAGTTGATCTAGTCAAGGTTCCCAATGATGTACTTGTTTCCTGTGGTGCTTGAGTCCTCATTACATTTTCAGTGTCTTTAATGCTCATGACATTCTTGTTTCTACAGGGATCTGCAGCTGAACTACTTTTTGTGCTTTCTGTTGCAGTTTTATCCATTTGGGGCATTTCTTTCTAGTGGATGGCAAAACTTGACCAGTGTTTTTAGAGCTGAGTTTTGAATGGAAGTTTGGGAAATTGTAGCTTGCATGGCTGTTGAACCTATATGGGCTCTTAAATATTGTTCTGATCAGTACAAAAAATTCCTTGTGATTATTCTTGAAAAGTAATAAAGTACTTCATGCTTTAAGGTTTTTTGGAGCTACTGATTAGGACATTTGTAGAGCTGTAAAATTTCTTGATTGAGTGTTAAGTATTTTTTTGTGAAGTACAGAGTATAAGACGTGTTAACCCAGAAGCCCCCTTCTTTCTAAATGCTTTTCTGTTTTGCCTGTGTTCGATAAATGTTAAGCTTGAAAGAATTTGAGAACTGACCTTTCTTTAGTCTAAGCCTAAATTCATTTTGTTACATTTCTTGACTAAAGCTGCTGACTGGAGGAATTCTGGTTTACAGGAAACCTCTGACATCTGTTAGAGTGTAtctctcttttatttctgttggtaGCCAAGAGTTACATCCATGCCTTAACATGCCGGAAGTGTGGTAGTTACCACAGTCTTCTGTTCAGGACCTGTAAGGAACTGTCTGTTCTAGAGCTTTTCTATTTCTGTTCTTATCAGTTGGTCTGATAAGAGATACAGttgctttattttgctttaaatgTATGTGGCTGTCTAAATGTGCATTTGATGTTCTCTCAGAACCATGTTTTCAGGTTTGGGATTTACAGTTGGCAAGAACCAGTGAAGCCAACTGATACTGTGGCAGCAAATCATTCATACCTGGGAAGGCATGGAAGAAACTGCGTGGTAGTTGAGAGGGCTGTCCTGAGTGCCTACTGTAATGACATTTTATACGGCTGTAGAAGAAGCACTTCAGTTGTAACAGTGTGTTTTTAAACAGGGATTAAACATCAAGAAGATACCCTGAGTACAATAATGATATTCTGTGAAGTGAGAATCTTCCTCCTTAGTTTTGACCTTGGGTGTTTTCCTTTGTGGGAATTACATGAGTCTCTTTCTTCCCGCAGACCCCTTTGCTGATGCAACAAAGGGCGACGACTTACTCCCGGCGGGGACTGAGGATTACATTCATATAAGGATCCAGCAACGGAACGGAAGAAAGACACTGACAACTGTTCAGGGCATTGCAGATGATTATGACAAGAAGAAACTTGTGAAAGCTTTCAAAAAGGTAAAGTTGCTGACTTGATTTGATAATGATTATATGAAAAGGCGTAAGATAGCTTTTAATACTAAgtaacaaaatatttatttcacttAATTCTTTCCAGTGCACGCCACTGTCATATTCAagtcctttcccttttttaaaacATCTGTCAGTATCTAGTGACACTGATTATGCTAAAAGGTTAAACTTTTCTCTCTTaacaagaagtaaaaaaaaaaatatttgaatgtttcttttaaatttcaCAGATCTATGACTTTGTTGATATGAAGAATAAAATCAGTTTAAAGTAGAGCTGATTTTTATTCCTGCCTCTGTTACAGCTGGGTCGTTGCTCAAAATAGAGGCCTTTAGTTTTGCCAGgataaaaatacttattttaaaatagtgtGGAGTTGAAAGGCTGTATCTTATGACTTTGTTTTTCACTCTTGCAATGACTGTTGGCCATTTCCTTCTGCACAGTAGCTAATCCTGTCATTGCCTGAATTTACCATCAGCAGTTTAGTTTGCGTATGTATGTGTCAGCAGATATATTCCATTTGCTCTCAGAGCCAGTAAAATTGATTTAACCTTTGCCTGGCTTGGCATCAAAATAGTAAGCAGCTTCTGAGACAAAGTTCTTCTGAAAAGACTGACTAAGCACAATCACAATGTACATCAGATGTCTTATAATATGGATGTTTTTCTCTTAGAAATTTGCTTGTAATGGTACTGTGATTGAGCATCCTGAATACGGTGAAGTTATCCAGCTGCAAGGTGACCAGAGGAAGAACATTTGCCAATTCCTCTTGGAGGTGAGGGCCTGCAGATAAATATCTAAACCTCTCTGGAAGCAGGAGGGTGACAGGTGGTACTGATGCTAATTACCCAGCCAAAGATGGCCACTGTAGTTCTTTTGTGTTTTCAGCCAGAAAGTAAAATGACACTTGCAGTATGAGAGTAAGCTCTGGTAGGAATCAAAGCACTGTAGAGTGCCTTTGCACTGTTACAACACACCACTTGTTCTCTGGCAGCGCAACTTGAGCTCTGTGCTTGTAAAATCAAGTGTTCCATGCAAACCATAATCGTGAGACTGAAAAGACTGTAGAGGAAAGAGGCAACTACTCTGATGCAAATGATA
This genomic window from Zonotrichia albicollis isolate bZonAlb1 chromosome 1, bZonAlb1.hap1, whole genome shotgun sequence contains:
- the EIF1B gene encoding eukaryotic translation initiation factor 1b yields the protein MSSIQNLQSFDPFADATKGDDLLPAGTEDYIHIRIQQRNGRKTLTTVQGIADDYDKKKLVKAFKKKFACNGTVIEHPEYGEVIQLQGDQRKNICQFLLEIGIVKEEQLKVHGF